The following proteins are encoded in a genomic region of Paenibacillus sp. FSL R7-0273:
- a CDS encoding 2-isopropylmalate synthase: MRKIYVFDTTLRDGEQSPGVNLNTREKVEIAYQLEKLGIDRMEAGFPAASPGDLAAVNAVARAVKNVTVIGLSRSRETDIDAVREALQGAQDPCIHIFLATSPIHRQHKLRMEKAQVLETAQSAIRYAKKYFSKLEFSLEDAGRTERDFMAEMVAMAIREGANVVNIPDTVGYLNPAEYGAIFKFLKDTVPDIEKVQLSAHCHNDLGMATANTLAAIQNGADQIEGTINGIGERAGNTAIEEVALALETRSEFFGAKTSLVLSEISRTSRLVSKLTGMVVPGNKAIVGANAFAHESGIHQDGMLKEKTTYEIMTPETIGLKESKLVLGKHSGRHAFRDKLSDLGYDVSEEELNAAFAKFKDLADKKKEVSDEDILALLEEKLIDTPETFSLQTIYVTYGNEATPTAKVIINGQEPEPIVAVAEGNGSVDAIYNAIDQATGEEATLGDYSIKAVSRGKDAQGEVHVVLSQGEIAAQGRGLSTDILEASARAYLDALNKLIEKRKTLDPANQASH; this comes from the coding sequence TTGCGGAAAATCTATGTGTTCGACACGACGCTGCGTGACGGAGAGCAGTCGCCGGGTGTGAACCTGAATACGCGTGAGAAGGTGGAAATCGCCTACCAGCTTGAAAAGCTTGGAATTGACCGGATGGAGGCGGGGTTTCCCGCAGCATCACCTGGTGATCTGGCTGCGGTGAACGCTGTGGCCAGGGCGGTGAAGAATGTTACCGTAATCGGGCTTTCCCGTTCCAGAGAAACGGATATTGATGCAGTCAGAGAAGCGCTGCAGGGTGCACAGGACCCATGCATCCATATTTTCCTCGCGACTTCGCCGATTCACCGGCAGCATAAGCTGCGCATGGAAAAGGCTCAGGTCCTTGAAACGGCACAATCCGCAATCCGGTACGCAAAGAAGTATTTTTCCAAGCTGGAGTTTTCTTTGGAGGATGCGGGCCGTACAGAGCGTGATTTCATGGCCGAGATGGTGGCTATGGCGATCCGTGAAGGGGCAAATGTAGTCAATATTCCCGACACCGTCGGTTATTTGAACCCTGCAGAATATGGAGCGATCTTCAAGTTCCTGAAGGATACTGTGCCTGATATTGAAAAGGTTCAGCTGAGCGCCCACTGTCATAATGACCTGGGAATGGCGACAGCGAATACGCTGGCCGCAATCCAGAATGGTGCCGACCAGATTGAAGGCACGATCAACGGAATCGGGGAACGTGCCGGCAATACTGCTATTGAAGAAGTAGCTTTGGCGTTGGAAACGCGCAGCGAATTTTTCGGAGCCAAAACCTCACTGGTGCTGTCCGAAATTTCCCGCACGAGCCGCCTGGTAAGCAAGCTTACGGGGATGGTTGTGCCGGGCAATAAGGCTATTGTCGGAGCCAATGCCTTTGCGCATGAATCCGGTATTCACCAGGACGGCATGCTGAAGGAGAAGACCACCTACGAAATCATGACGCCGGAGACGATCGGCCTCAAGGAAAGCAAGCTGGTCCTCGGCAAGCACTCCGGACGCCATGCCTTCCGTGATAAGCTCAGTGATCTTGGATATGATGTCTCTGAGGAAGAGCTCAACGCCGCTTTTGCCAAGTTTAAGGATTTGGCTGACAAGAAAAAGGAAGTTTCGGATGAGGATATCCTCGCTCTTCTGGAAGAAAAGCTGATTGACACTCCGGAAACCTTCAGTCTGCAGACGATCTATGTTACGTATGGCAATGAGGCTACACCAACAGCAAAGGTTATCATTAACGGACAGGAGCCGGAGCCAATCGTCGCGGTTGCTGAAGGCAATGGTTCAGTCGATGCCATCTACAACGCCATTGACCAGGCAACTGGCGAAGAAGCTACGCTGGGCGACTATTCCATTAAGGCAGTAAGCAGAGGCAAGGACGCGCAAGGCGAGGTACATGTTGTACTGTCGCAGGGTGAAATTGCTGCCCAGGGCCGCGGATTAAGCACTGATATTCTGGAAGCGAGTGCCAGGGCCTATCTGGATGCGCTGAACAAGCTGATCGAGAAACGGAAAACACTTGATCCGGCCAATCAGGCCAGCCATTGA
- the ilvB gene encoding biosynthetic-type acetolactate synthase large subunit, producing MSAQTPEVRSTEELREKWKNPEVISGSEILLRSLVLEGVDTVFGYPGGAVLYIYDALHGFDDFKHILTRHEQGAIHAADGYARASGKPGVCIATSGPGATNLVTGIATAFMDSVPLVVITGNVFSSLIGTDAFQEADITGITMPITKHSYLVRDVEDLPRIIHEAFHIANTGRKGPVLIDIPKDVSAAKTLFTPVQNQGVNLRGYNPRTVPNKLQLDKLIRAISAAERPIIIAGGGVIYSGAHEAMTEFVKRTEIPITTTLLGLGCFPSADELWMGMPGMHGTYTANNAIQQCDLLINIGARFDDRVTGKLDGFAPKAKIVHIDIDPAEIGKNVTPDIPIVGDVKTVLEMLIPDLTRAANADAWRTQIAQWKLEKPLRYNDSDTELKPQWVIEMINETTKGEAIVTTDVGQHQMWAAQYYKFNHPRSWITSGGLGTMGFGFPSAIGAQMAQPERLVVSINGDGGMQMCSQELAICAINNIPVKIVVINNQVLGMVRQWQNLIYEKRYSYTDLAGSPDFVKLAEAYGVKGLRATNKEEAGAAWKEALETPGPVLVEFVVPKDENVYPMVTQGSTIDQMLMGDE from the coding sequence ATGAGCGCGCAAACACCGGAAGTGCGGTCTACAGAAGAGTTACGAGAGAAATGGAAAAATCCTGAGGTGATATCAGGTTCTGAAATCCTGCTGCGCAGTCTGGTTCTGGAAGGTGTAGACACGGTATTCGGCTATCCGGGCGGAGCGGTATTGTACATTTACGATGCCCTGCACGGATTCGATGATTTCAAGCATATCCTGACCCGCCACGAGCAGGGTGCAATTCATGCGGCTGACGGTTATGCGAGAGCAAGCGGGAAGCCGGGCGTATGTATCGCCACCTCCGGTCCCGGAGCAACAAATCTTGTTACCGGCATTGCAACGGCGTTCATGGATTCAGTTCCGCTTGTAGTCATTACGGGAAATGTCTTCTCCAGCCTGATTGGAACAGACGCCTTCCAGGAAGCGGATATTACAGGAATCACAATGCCGATCACGAAGCACAGCTATCTGGTACGGGATGTTGAAGACCTGCCGCGGATTATCCACGAAGCATTCCATATTGCAAATACCGGACGCAAGGGCCCGGTGCTGATCGATATTCCGAAGGATGTATCGGCAGCAAAGACACTGTTCACACCGGTGCAGAACCAGGGAGTGAATCTCCGCGGCTACAACCCGCGTACGGTTCCGAACAAGCTGCAGCTGGATAAGCTGATCCGGGCAATCTCGGCGGCGGAACGTCCGATTATTATTGCGGGCGGCGGCGTTATCTACTCCGGAGCGCACGAAGCGATGACCGAGTTTGTTAAACGGACAGAAATCCCGATTACAACAACTCTGCTGGGACTCGGCTGCTTCCCGAGTGCGGATGAGCTCTGGATGGGAATGCCTGGTATGCATGGTACCTACACAGCTAATAATGCCATACAGCAGTGCGATTTGCTGATTAACATCGGCGCACGGTTTGATGACCGTGTAACCGGCAAGCTGGACGGCTTTGCACCGAAGGCGAAGATTGTCCACATTGACATCGACCCGGCAGAAATCGGCAAGAACGTCACTCCGGATATTCCGATCGTCGGTGATGTGAAGACGGTGCTGGAGATGCTGATTCCGGATCTGACCCGTGCAGCCAATGCGGATGCCTGGAGAACACAGATTGCCCAGTGGAAGCTGGAAAAACCGCTCCGCTATAACGATTCGGATACAGAGCTTAAGCCGCAGTGGGTCATTGAAATGATCAATGAGACTACCAAAGGCGAAGCCATTGTAACTACTGACGTTGGCCAGCATCAGATGTGGGCTGCACAGTACTATAAATTTAACCACCCGCGCTCATGGATTACTTCCGGAGGACTTGGAACAATGGGCTTCGGATTCCCGTCAGCGATCGGCGCACAAATGGCTCAGCCTGAGCGGCTGGTAGTTTCCATTAACGGGGACGGCGGTATGCAGATGTGCTCCCAGGAGCTGGCTATCTGTGCAATCAATAATATCCCGGTCAAAATCGTAGTCATCAACAATCAGGTTCTGGGTATGGTGCGGCAGTGGCAGAATCTCATTTATGAGAAGCGCTACAGCTACACAGACCTCGCAGGCAGCCCGGATTTCGTAAAACTGGCTGAAGCCTACGGCGTAAAAGGACTGCGGGCAACGAACAAAGAAGAAGCAGGCGCAGCGTGGAAGGAAGCACTGGAAACGCCGGGACCCGTTCTGGTAGAATTCGTTGTTCCCAAGGACGAGAATGTTTACCCGATGGTAACTCAAGGGTCAACCATTGATCAAATGCTTATGGGGGATGAATGA
- the ilvN gene encoding acetolactate synthase small subunit — protein MTVMKHTISVLVNDQPGVLQRVSGLFGRRGFNIESITVGQSEEIGLSRMVIVTLGDQHTLEQIEKQLYKLIDVIKVVDLGSKPMVARELALIKVKAEPAERPEIMGVVETFRASVVDIGTNSLLVQVVGDTQKIDAMIELLKPYGIKELSRTGVTAMIRGNA, from the coding sequence ATGACAGTGATGAAACACACGATTTCTGTGCTTGTGAATGACCAGCCGGGTGTACTGCAGCGGGTATCAGGCTTGTTCGGCCGCCGCGGCTTTAATATTGAGAGTATTACGGTCGGGCAGTCCGAGGAAATCGGGCTGTCCCGGATGGTCATCGTTACACTCGGTGACCAGCATACGCTGGAGCAGATTGAGAAGCAGCTTTACAAGCTGATTGATGTCATCAAGGTTGTAGATCTCGGGTCCAAGCCAATGGTTGCTCGTGAGCTGGCTCTGATCAAGGTAAAGGCCGAACCGGCCGAGCGTCCGGAGATTATGGGTGTTGTTGAGACCTTCCGTGCTTCCGTAGTTGACATCGGTACGAACAGCCTGTTGGTCCAGGTGGTAGGAGATACCCAGAAAATCGATGCGATGATCGAGCTGCTGAAGCCATACGGCATCAAGGAGCTGTCCCGCACCGGAGTTACCGCAATGATCCGTGGTAATGCTTAA
- the ilvC gene encoding ketol-acid reductoisomerase, with protein sequence MAVTTYYEQDAELSVLKGKTVAVIGYGSQGHAQAQNLRDSGLQVVIGLREGKSFETAKNDGFEVLPVAEAVSRADVVQILLPDETQASVYKNDIEPNLKNGAALMFSHGFNVHFGQIVAPKDADVLLVAPKSPGHMVRRTYVEGFGVPGLIAIEQDATGNAKAIGLAYAKGIGCTRAGVIETSFREETETDLFGEQAVLCGGVSALIKAGFETLTEAGYAPEMAYFECLHELKLIVDLVYEGGLATMRDSISNTAEYGDYVTGPRIVTDETKKAMKAVLTDIQQGKFARDFILENQSGRAFLTATRRNEAAHPVEVVGSQLREMMHWIKK encoded by the coding sequence ATGGCAGTGACAACGTACTATGAACAGGATGCAGAACTCAGCGTATTAAAAGGAAAGACAGTTGCAGTAATCGGGTACGGCAGCCAGGGGCATGCCCAGGCGCAGAACCTGCGCGACAGTGGTCTTCAGGTTGTCATCGGCCTGCGTGAAGGTAAATCCTTCGAAACTGCCAAAAATGACGGCTTTGAAGTATTGCCTGTAGCAGAAGCAGTATCCCGTGCAGACGTAGTACAAATTCTGTTGCCGGACGAAACACAGGCATCCGTATATAAAAATGATATTGAGCCAAACCTCAAAAATGGTGCAGCTCTGATGTTCTCCCACGGCTTCAACGTGCATTTCGGCCAGATCGTTGCTCCTAAGGATGCTGACGTGCTGCTGGTAGCACCTAAATCCCCTGGACACATGGTTCGCCGTACTTATGTAGAAGGCTTCGGCGTACCTGGACTGATCGCAATCGAGCAGGATGCAACCGGAAATGCCAAGGCAATCGGCCTTGCTTATGCTAAAGGTATCGGCTGTACCCGTGCAGGGGTTATCGAAACCTCCTTCCGTGAAGAAACCGAAACCGATCTGTTCGGTGAGCAGGCTGTTCTGTGCGGTGGTGTATCCGCACTGATCAAAGCTGGCTTCGAGACATTGACTGAAGCCGGATATGCTCCTGAAATGGCCTACTTCGAGTGTCTGCATGAGCTGAAGCTGATCGTCGACCTGGTGTATGAAGGCGGACTTGCAACTATGCGTGATTCCATCTCCAACACTGCCGAGTACGGTGACTATGTAACAGGACCACGTATCGTTACTGATGAAACCAAAAAAGCAATGAAGGCTGTACTCACAGATATCCAGCAGGGTAAATTTGCCCGTGACTTTATCCTTGAGAACCAGTCCGGCCGTGCCTTCCTGACTGCTACCCGCCGTAACGAGGCTGCTCATCCGGTAGAAGTAGTCGGCAGCCAGCTGCGTGAAATGATGCACTGGATTAAGAAATAG